A stretch of Pseudomonas sp. LRP2-20 DNA encodes these proteins:
- the bamB gene encoding outer membrane protein assembly factor BamB encodes MIGWKQAAVLTLAVLAAGCSSNSKKELPPAELTKFTEEVVLKKQWSRSIGDGQGETYNTLVPAIENDRIYASDVNGEVFALDRITGDVVWKKDLDKPVSGAVGVGYGLVMLGTLKGEVIALDSSTGEERWKARVTSEVLAPPANNGDVVVVQTQDDRLIGLDAATGDRRWIYENTPAVLTLRGTGAPIATNRLAVAGLSTGKVVAVDINNGVPVWESRVAIPQGRSELDRVVDIDGGLLLSGGTLYVSTYQGRVAGLDLESGRVLWQRDASSYVGVAQGYGNVYVSEATGTVESVDERSSSALWSNDSMARRQLTAPEVFSSYVAVGDFEGYLHLLSQVDGRFVGRERIDSDGLRARPLVVGDTIYVFGNSGKLEALTIR; translated from the coding sequence GTGATCGGTTGGAAACAAGCAGCAGTGCTGACCCTGGCCGTGCTGGCCGCAGGTTGCAGCAGCAACAGCAAGAAGGAACTGCCTCCGGCCGAGCTGACCAAGTTCACCGAAGAAGTGGTGCTGAAAAAGCAGTGGAGCCGTTCGATCGGTGACGGCCAGGGCGAAACCTACAACACCCTGGTTCCGGCCATCGAGAACGACCGTATCTACGCCTCCGACGTCAACGGCGAAGTCTTCGCCCTCGACCGCATCACCGGTGACGTGGTGTGGAAGAAGGACCTGGACAAGCCGGTTTCCGGTGCGGTCGGTGTCGGCTATGGCCTGGTCATGCTCGGCACCCTCAAGGGTGAAGTGATCGCCCTGGATTCCAGCACCGGTGAGGAACGCTGGAAAGCGCGCGTCACCAGCGAAGTGCTGGCTCCGCCGGCCAACAACGGTGACGTTGTGGTGGTGCAGACCCAGGATGACCGCCTGATCGGCCTGGACGCCGCCACCGGCGACCGCCGCTGGATCTACGAAAACACCCCGGCCGTGCTGACCTTGCGTGGCACCGGCGCGCCGATCGCCACCAACCGCCTGGCCGTCGCCGGCCTGTCCACCGGCAAGGTGGTGGCGGTGGACATCAACAACGGTGTGCCGGTGTGGGAGAGCCGCGTGGCCATCCCGCAGGGCCGTTCCGAGCTGGACCGCGTGGTCGACATCGACGGCGGCCTGCTGCTGTCTGGTGGTACCCTGTATGTCAGCACCTACCAGGGCCGTGTAGCGGGCCTGGACCTGGAAAGCGGCCGCGTGCTGTGGCAGCGTGATGCTTCCAGCTACGTGGGTGTCGCCCAGGGCTACGGCAACGTCTATGTCAGCGAAGCCACCGGTACCGTTGAAAGCGTCGACGAGCGCTCTTCCAGCGCGCTGTGGAGCAACGATTCGATGGCTCGCCGCCAGCTGACCGCCCCCGAGGTGTTCTCCAGCTATGTGGCGGTCGGTGATTTCGAGGGTTACCTGCACCTGCTGAGCCAGGTCGATGGCCGTTTCGTCGGCCGTGAACGTATCGACAGCGATGGCCTGCGCGCCCGCCCACTTGTGGTCGGCGACACCATCTACGTCTTCGGCAACAGCGGCAAGCTCGAGGCACTGACCATCCGCTGA
- the der gene encoding ribosome biogenesis GTPase Der, with amino-acid sequence MVPVIALVGRPNVGKSTMFNRLTKTRDAIVGDLSGLTRDRQYGDATWQGRSFILIDTGGITGDEVGMDEKMAEQSLMAIEEADYVLFLVDARAGMTAADQMIAEHLRKRNKEAILVANKIDNIDADVARAEFSPLGMGNAIPVAGSQGRGINALMEAVLGHIPRDQVEEALDAEVAEGEEAVRIPGPSEKDGIKIAIIGRPNVGKSTLVNRMLGEERVVVYDQPGTTRDSIYIPFERDDEKYTFIDTAGVRKRGKIHEEVEKFSVVKTLQAIKDANVVIFVMDAREGVVDHDLNLLGFALEAGRAIVIALNKWDGMESGERDYVKTELERRLFFVDFADIHFISALHGTGVGHLYKSVQAAFKSAVTRWPTSRLTQILEDAVSEHQPPLVNGRRIKLRYAHLGGANPPLIVIHGNQTDKIPKSYSRYLENTYRRVLKLVGTPIRIEYKGGENPYEGKKNTLTDRQVNKKRRLMSHHKKAEKKRRDKR; translated from the coding sequence ATGGTTCCCGTAATCGCCCTGGTGGGCCGCCCGAACGTCGGCAAATCCACCATGTTCAACCGCCTGACCAAGACCCGCGATGCCATCGTCGGTGACTTGTCGGGCCTGACCCGCGACCGCCAGTATGGTGATGCCACCTGGCAGGGTCGTTCCTTCATCCTCATCGACACCGGCGGTATCACCGGTGACGAAGTGGGCATGGACGAGAAGATGGCCGAGCAGTCGCTGATGGCCATCGAAGAAGCCGACTATGTGCTGTTCCTGGTCGACGCCCGCGCCGGCATGACCGCCGCCGACCAGATGATTGCCGAGCACCTGCGCAAGCGCAACAAAGAGGCGATCCTGGTCGCCAACAAGATCGACAACATCGACGCCGACGTCGCTCGCGCCGAGTTCTCGCCGCTGGGCATGGGCAACGCCATTCCGGTGGCCGGTTCCCAGGGCCGTGGCATCAACGCCTTGATGGAAGCCGTGCTTGGCCACATCCCGCGTGACCAGGTCGAGGAAGCACTGGACGCCGAAGTCGCCGAAGGCGAGGAAGCAGTGCGCATTCCAGGCCCGAGCGAAAAGGACGGTATCAAGATCGCCATCATCGGCCGCCCGAACGTGGGCAAGTCGACCCTGGTCAACCGCATGCTCGGTGAAGAGCGCGTGGTGGTGTACGACCAGCCGGGCACTACCCGCGACAGTATCTACATCCCGTTCGAGCGTGATGACGAGAAGTACACCTTCATCGACACCGCCGGTGTACGCAAGCGCGGCAAGATCCACGAGGAAGTCGAAAAGTTCTCGGTGGTGAAGACCCTGCAGGCGATCAAGGACGCCAACGTGGTGATCTTCGTCATGGATGCCCGCGAAGGTGTGGTCGACCATGACCTCAACCTGCTGGGCTTCGCCCTGGAAGCCGGCCGCGCCATCGTCATCGCCCTGAACAAGTGGGATGGCATGGAGTCGGGCGAGCGCGACTACGTGAAGACCGAGCTGGAGCGCCGGCTGTTCTTCGTCGACTTCGCCGACATTCACTTCATCTCCGCCCTGCACGGCACCGGCGTGGGCCACCTGTACAAGTCGGTGCAGGCCGCGTTCAAGTCGGCGGTCACCCGCTGGCCGACCAGCCGCCTGACGCAGATTCTCGAAGATGCCGTCAGCGAGCACCAGCCGCCGCTGGTCAATGGCCGCCGCATCAAGCTGCGCTATGCCCACCTCGGTGGTGCCAACCCGCCGCTGATCGTGATCCACGGTAACCAGACCGACAAGATTCCGAAGTCGTACTCGCGTTACCTGGAAAACACCTACCGCCGCGTGCTGAAGCTGGTCGGTACGCCGATCCGCATCGAGTACAAGGGCGGTGAGAACCCGTACGAGGGCAAGAAGAACACCCTCACCGATCGCCAGGTCAACAAGAAGCGCCGCTTGATGTCGCACCACAAGAAGGCCGAGAAGAAGCGCCGCGACAAGCGCTGA